The Gordonibacter urolithinfaciens genome contains a region encoding:
- a CDS encoding Ku protein — MAGRKGAIAFGLVYIPVELYPATQDDAVRFNQLAKESMQRVRYVKTCPDCNRELGPEDIVRGYQYEKGKYVVVSDEELDAIKTDADRAMKIVQFVDLQEVPPVYFEKPYQVMAQPGGEKPLELLRLAMVEEGKAAIGTTVLGNSETPLALIPYGDDLVMMTLHYQSEVRDLPKPAERPAVGEAELDMAKRLVESMAEPFDPARFKNAYQEKLMGLIQDKIAGKQVTPEKPASQPANVINLMDALAASLKARTGEDAGEAKASSSTEGGKAPKPKRKPPAKRAG, encoded by the coding sequence ATGGCAGGAAGAAAAGGCGCGATCGCCTTCGGCCTCGTCTACATACCGGTGGAGCTCTACCCCGCCACCCAGGACGACGCCGTGCGCTTCAACCAGCTGGCGAAGGAGAGCATGCAGCGCGTGCGCTACGTGAAGACATGCCCCGACTGCAACCGGGAGCTGGGCCCGGAGGACATCGTGCGCGGCTACCAGTACGAGAAGGGCAAGTACGTGGTGGTGAGCGACGAGGAGCTGGACGCCATCAAGACCGACGCCGACCGCGCCATGAAGATCGTGCAGTTCGTGGACCTGCAGGAGGTGCCGCCCGTCTACTTCGAGAAGCCCTACCAGGTGATGGCCCAGCCCGGCGGCGAGAAGCCGCTCGAGCTCCTGCGCCTGGCCATGGTCGAGGAGGGCAAGGCTGCCATCGGCACCACGGTGCTGGGCAACTCCGAGACGCCGCTGGCGCTCATCCCTTACGGCGACGACCTGGTCATGATGACGCTGCACTACCAGAGCGAGGTGCGCGACCTCCCGAAGCCGGCCGAGCGCCCCGCCGTGGGCGAGGCGGAGCTGGACATGGCGAAGCGCCTGGTGGAGAGCATGGCCGAGCCCTTCGACCCCGCCCGCTTCAAGAACGCCTACCAAGAGAAGCTCATGGGCCTCATCCAGGACAAGATAGCCGGCAAGCAGGTGACCCCCGAGAAGCCCGCCTCCCAGCCCGCGAACGTCATCAACCTCATGGACGCCCTCGCTGCCAGCCTGAAGGCCCGCACCGGCGAGGATGCCGGAGAAGCGAAGGCGAGCAGCAGCACCGAAGGCGGGAAGGCTCCCAAGCCGAAGCGCAAGCCCCCCGCGAAGCGCGCCGGCTGA
- a CDS encoding glycosyltransferase has product MPADVVYWIGFAVALAFIVFGADDLLWDVFALFRRVGRKKVPLARINEKPPKMLAVVIAAWHEDAVIGEVIDNLVASAQYPRDLYRVFLGVYPNDGATLAVARALEAPHGGTVAVAVNSRPGPTSKADNINHTLSLIRGYERDHDVRFASVTIHDAEDVVHPNEFKMTSYLIDDYDALQFPVFPLIRMPRLRLFLKTLTTSTYADEFAEHHFRTMVMRDELGFVPSAGTGFAVGRRVLDAFGEGELLPEDSLTEDYRLSLTLRMRGFRVHYVLERVPRVDAQGRAVWDYIATRSLFPSAFRAAVRQKARWVYGITMQSASLGDVFGKSALTFAERTFLYKDLKAKFANFVLLPG; this is encoded by the coding sequence ATGCCCGCAGACGTCGTCTATTGGATAGGCTTTGCCGTGGCGCTCGCGTTCATCGTGTTCGGCGCCGACGACCTGCTATGGGACGTGTTCGCCCTGTTCCGCCGCGTGGGCCGCAAGAAGGTTCCGCTTGCGCGCATCAACGAGAAGCCGCCCAAGATGCTGGCCGTGGTCATAGCCGCCTGGCACGAGGACGCCGTGATCGGCGAGGTGATAGACAACCTGGTGGCCTCGGCGCAGTACCCGCGCGATCTCTACCGCGTGTTCCTGGGCGTGTACCCCAACGACGGTGCCACCCTGGCCGTGGCCCGCGCGCTGGAGGCGCCCCATGGGGGCACCGTCGCGGTGGCGGTGAACAGCCGGCCCGGCCCCACGTCGAAGGCTGACAACATCAACCACACGTTAAGCCTCATTCGGGGGTACGAGCGCGACCACGACGTGCGCTTCGCCAGCGTGACCATCCACGACGCCGAGGACGTGGTGCATCCCAACGAGTTCAAGATGACCAGCTATCTCATCGACGACTACGACGCGCTGCAGTTCCCCGTGTTCCCGCTCATCCGCATGCCCCGGCTGCGCCTGTTCCTCAAGACGCTCACGACGTCCACCTACGCCGACGAGTTCGCCGAGCACCACTTCCGCACCATGGTCATGCGCGACGAGCTGGGCTTCGTGCCGTCGGCCGGCACCGGCTTCGCCGTGGGGCGGCGCGTGCTGGACGCGTTCGGCGAGGGGGAGCTGCTGCCCGAGGACAGCCTGACCGAGGACTACCGGCTGTCGCTCACGCTGCGCATGCGGGGCTTCCGCGTGCACTACGTGCTGGAGCGGGTGCCGCGCGTCGACGCGCAGGGAAGGGCGGTATGGGACTACATCGCCACGCGCTCGCTGTTCCCCTCCGCGTTCCGGGCGGCCGTGCGCCAGAAGGCGCGCTGGGTGTACGGCATCACCATGCAGAGCGCGAGCCTGGGCGACGTGTTCGGCAAAAGCGCGCTCACGTTCGCCGAGCGCACGTTCCTGTACAAGGACCTCAAGGCGAAGTTCGCGAACTTCGTGCTGCTTCCCGGCTAG
- a CDS encoding sensor domain-containing diguanylate cyclase produces the protein MLSTIAQLQPDGETVVANDLKMGDIQKAAAAPERFEGGQVMIFDEGGTVIGSTDSSYLGGNLAASADEAEAAAREAREAAQGAFASDEERAKAAGKADAAEAFAAFRRGFDGGLAALRDQPGSAQAVELDGGSWYASLRQEEGYGFLVMAPALSAWAATATTWLVPLLLVELLLVYVLMQASRWMKNRELKAAYVELGQMQRRLEIALTAAQKDAAIDDLTGMMNVRSFRKAVTSLLGEMGEGDRGIFIMLDGDRFKAVNDTYGHDAGDEAIKLSAQMIVGRIRTVDLASRLHGDEFAIFLSGTDDYEVAQRLVRDINDTIAREAERRGVPSISLSAGAVAAARGDGYLDLSKKADAALYRAKEGHSGGFARADA, from the coding sequence GTGCTCTCGACCATCGCGCAGCTGCAGCCCGACGGCGAGACGGTCGTGGCGAACGACCTGAAGATGGGCGACATCCAGAAGGCGGCCGCCGCCCCCGAGCGCTTCGAAGGCGGGCAGGTCATGATCTTCGACGAGGGGGGCACCGTCATAGGCAGCACCGACTCCTCCTACCTGGGCGGCAACCTGGCCGCCTCCGCCGACGAGGCCGAGGCGGCGGCCCGCGAGGCCCGCGAGGCGGCGCAGGGCGCGTTCGCGTCTGACGAGGAGCGCGCCAAGGCCGCGGGCAAGGCCGACGCGGCCGAGGCGTTCGCGGCGTTCCGGCGCGGTTTCGACGGCGGCCTCGCCGCACTCCGGGACCAGCCCGGATCGGCGCAGGCGGTGGAGCTGGACGGAGGAAGCTGGTACGCGTCCCTGCGGCAGGAGGAGGGCTACGGCTTCCTCGTCATGGCGCCGGCGCTCTCGGCCTGGGCCGCCACGGCCACCACGTGGCTCGTGCCGCTGCTGCTGGTGGAGCTGCTGCTGGTGTACGTGCTCATGCAGGCGTCCCGCTGGATGAAGAACCGCGAGCTCAAGGCCGCCTACGTGGAGCTCGGCCAGATGCAGCGCCGCCTGGAGATAGCGCTTACCGCGGCGCAGAAGGACGCCGCGATCGACGACCTCACCGGCATGATGAACGTGCGCTCGTTCCGGAAGGCCGTCACGTCGCTGCTCGGCGAGATGGGGGAGGGCGACCGCGGCATCTTCATCATGCTGGACGGCGACCGCTTCAAGGCCGTGAACGACACGTACGGCCACGACGCGGGCGACGAGGCCATCAAGCTGTCGGCGCAGATGATCGTGGGCCGCATCAGGACCGTCGACCTCGCGTCGCGGCTCCATGGCGACGAGTTCGCCATCTTCCTGTCGGGCACCGACGACTACGAGGTGGCGCAGCGTCTGGTAAGGGACATCAACGACACCATCGCCCGAGAGGCCGAGCGGCGCGGCGTGCCGTCCATCAGCCTGTCTGCCGGCGCCGTGGCCGCCGCGCGCGGCGACGGCTACCTCGACCTGTCGAAGAAGGCGGACGCCGCCCTCTACCGCGCCAAGGAGGGGCACTCCGGAGGCTTTGCCCGCGCCGACGCGTAG